The Flaviramulus sp. BrNp1-15 genome includes the window GGAGCTACTTTATTTTTAACCACTTTAACACGGGTTTTGTTTCCAGCCACAGTACCATCAGTTTCTTTAATTTGAGTAGAACGTCTAATATCTAATCTAACAGATGCGTAAAACTTTAAAGCATTTCCACCGGTTGTAGTTTCTGGGTTACCAAACATAACACCAATTTTTTCACGCAATTGGTTAATAAATATAACGGTACAATTGGTTTTACTAATAGATGCCGTAAGTTTTCTTAAAGCTTGAGACATTAAACGGGCATGTAAACCCATTTTAGAATCACCCATTTCGCCTTCAATTTCACTTTTTGGAGTTAAAGCGGCTACAGAATCTATAACCACAATATCAATTGCGCCAGAGCGAATTAAATTATCAGCGATTTCTAAAGCTTGTTCACCATTATCAGGTTGCGAGATGATTAAATTATCAATATCTATACCTAATTTTTCAGCATAAAATCTATCAAAAGCATGTTCTGCATCAATAAATGCTGCAATACCGCCAGCTTTTTGAGCTTCAGCAATAGCATGCAGAGTTAATGTGGTTTTACCAGAAGATTCCGGACCATAAATTTCTATAACTCTACCGCGCGGATATCCACCAACACCTAAAGCAATAT containing:
- the recA gene encoding recombinase RecA, producing MSNEKEAKLKALKLTLDKLDKAYGKGTVMKMSDSAIVDVEAIPSGSLGLDIALGVGGYPRGRVIEIYGPESSGKTTLTLHAIAEAQKAGGIAAFIDAEHAFDRFYAEKLGIDIDNLIISQPDNGEQALEIADNLIRSGAIDIVVIDSVAALTPKSEIEGEMGDSKMGLHARLMSQALRKLTASISKTNCTVIFINQLREKIGVMFGNPETTTGGNALKFYASVRLDIRRSTQIKETDGTVAGNKTRVKVVKNKVAPPFKTAEFDIMYGEGVSKVGEILDLAVEHEIVKKSGSWFSYDETKLGQGRDAVKALIKDNPELMDELEAKVRKAVSEK